The Sesamum indicum cultivar Zhongzhi No. 13 linkage group LG1, S_indicum_v1.0, whole genome shotgun sequence genome includes a window with the following:
- the LOC105156919 gene encoding rust resistance kinase Lr10-like: protein MCTLALLIRKLWKTQRLSKFDVIECFLQSNNNLLPIRYSYSNIKKTTRGFREKLGEGGYGSVYKGKLRSGRDVVVKVLSKPKENGQDFINEVATIGRIHHVNVVNLVGYCAERSKRALVYDYMTNGSLDKYIMSRERTNSLSWEKKYEIAVGVARGIEYMHRGCDIQILYFDIKPHNILLDDNFTPKISDFGLAKFYSTEKATVTLTAARGTIGYVAPELINRNIVEVSYKVDVYSFGMLLMEMLGLKRDIVAYKDESSRYFPYWIYDHFNKGKDIETGNADEIGNDDVDDDEHARRITKNMTIVGLWCMHMSPVDRPSMSEVVKMLENGNENLQIPPPPSQSPQVAWNDDQT, encoded by the coding sequence ATGTGCACGTTGGCGCTTCTAATTCGTAAACTTTGGAAAACACAACGTTTGTCAAAGTTTGATGTAATAGAATGTTTCCTACAAAGTAACAACAACCTCCTGCCAATCCGATACTCCTACTCaaacataaagaaaacaacaagagGTTTTCGAGAAAAACTAGGTGAAGGAGGCTATGGTTCTGTTTACAAAGGAAAGCTCCGCAGCGGCCGTGATGTTGTAGTTAAGGTACTCAGCAAACCCAAAGAAAATGGGCAAGATTTCATCAATGAAGTTGCAACCATTGGAAGGATCCACCATGTAAATGTTGTTAACCTCGTAGGATACTGTGCAGAAAGATCCAAACGTGCCCTTGTATATGATTACATGACTAATGGTTCACTTGACAAGTATATCATGAGTCGAGAAAGAACTAATTCGTTAAGCTGGGAGAAGAAGTATGAGATTGCGGTTGGAGTAGCTCGTGGGATTGAGTACATGCATCGAGGTTGTGACATCCAAATCTTGTATTTTGACATCAAGCCTCATAACATACTTCTTGATGATAACTTCACCCCTAAAATCTCTGATTTCGGGCTTGCTAAATTTTACTCCACCGAGAAAGCTACAGTGACTTTAACTGCTGCTCGAGGAACGATAGGCTATGTGGCTCCTGAACTGATCAACAGAAACATTGTTGAAGTATCATATAAGGTAGACGTTTATAGCTTTGGAATGTTGCTGATGGAAATGCTAGGCCTAAAGAGGGATATCGTGGCATATAAAGATGAATCTAGCCGATATTTCCCATATTGGATCTACGACCACTTCAATAAAGGCAAGGACATTGAAACTGGAAATGCTGATGAAATTGGCAATGAtgatgttgatgatgatgagcaTGCAAGGAGAATCACCAAAAATATGACGATTGTTGGACTATGGTGCATGCATATGAGTCCGGTTGATCGCCCGTCTATGAGTGAAGTAGTGAAGATGCTTGAAAATGGAAACGAGAATTTGCAAATTCCTCCTCCGCCTTCTCAATCACCTCAGGTTGCATGGAACGATGATCAAACTTGA